The Poecilia reticulata strain Guanapo linkage group LG13, Guppy_female_1.0+MT, whole genome shotgun sequence genome has a segment encoding these proteins:
- the LOC103475190 gene encoding olfactory receptor 2AT4-like, which produces MVLSSNITGIHNFFILGFPGLSPSYYSPASAVLFLVYLAILVGNIFILVFVIYEKSLQKPTYLVFCHLALTDLSFGTVTLPQIISKYWFGNSIISFYGCFTQMFFVHYLGSVMSFLLLVMALDRFIAICVPLRYPVLITNNIIFALCGSAWFLPLPLMMIIIFQALSLPYCQSNIITQCYCDHISITNQACGNDRKIAQIVALCIAMFCLLVPLAFILISYVSVIIVILKMSNSAGRSRILATCTPQIFITCLFYLPRCFVYIANTIGFSFSVDVRILLILLYSLLPAAVNPIIYCFKTQEIKHTLMKRIKVAKIGIELKIWTSH; this is translated from the coding sequence ATGGTGCTCAGTTCAAACATCACAGGGATACACAACTTTTTCATCCTTGGGTTCCCGGGACTCTCACCATCTTACTACAGCCCTGCATCAGCTGTGCTTTTTCTAGTGTATCTAGCCATTTTAGtaggaaatattttcatcttGGTGTTTGTCATCTATGAAAAATCTCTTCAAAAACCTACATACTTGGTCTTTTGTCACCTTGCACTGACTGATTTATCATTTGGGACTGTTACACTCCCACAGATCATATCAAAATATTGGTTTGGAAACagcatcatttcattttatggGTGTTTTACACAAATGTTCTTTGTTCACTATTTAGGCTCAGTGATGTCATTTTTGTTACTGGTAATGGCTCTTGATAGATTTATAGCAATTTGTGTCCCACTGCGATACCCTGTCCTAATCACAAACAATATCATATTTGCTCTTTGTGGATCTGCTTGGTTTTTGCCCCTGCCTTTGATGATGATTATAATATTCCAAGCTCTCAGTTTACCTTACTGTCAGTCAAATATCATTACCCAGTGCTACTGTGACCACATCTCAATAACAAATCAGGCATGTGGAAATGATCGGAAGATTGCACAGATTGTTGCTCTTTGTATCgctatgttttgtctcttgGTGCCCCTTGCATTTATCCTGATTTCTTATGTTTCTGTCATtatagtcattttaaaaatgtctaattctGCAGGACGCAGCAGAATTCTGGCAACTTGTACGCCACAAATATTTATAACATGTCTTTTCTATCTCCCGAGGTGCTTTGTTTATATAGCTAACAcaattggattttcttttagtGTAGATGTTCGCATTTTATTAATTCTGCTGTACAGTCTACTTCCTGCTGCAGTCAACCCGATAATATACTGTTTCAAGACCCAAGAAATAAAGCACACTTTGATGAAGAGGATAAAAGTAGCTAAAATTGGAATAGAGTTAAAAATCTGGACCAGTCACTAA
- the LOC103474960 gene encoding olfactory receptor 52N5-like has protein sequence MLYTNVTTINTFFITGFPGLVPKYYGPVSATLFLLYLAIAAGNIFILVFVRYERSLHKPSYVIFCHLALSDVMFGTVTLPKTISLYWFNDRIVSFYSCFAQMYFVHFLGATHSFILMVMALDRFIAICSPLRYNSLFTNTTVSALCGISWFMPISWMFGVVFDALSLPFCNSNIIVHCYCDHLSIINLGCENIRSSTVLGLSLAMFSLLLPLGFIILSYFIIILSVLKISSSKGRIRAWSTCTPQLIIICLYYLPRCFVYLANFVGYTFNASVRIVVVMLYSLLPAVVNPIIYCFKTKDIKESLKMKLFTK, from the coding sequence ATGTTGTACACTAATGTAACAACGATAAACACCTTTTTTATCACTGGATTTCCAGGTCTTGTGCCAAAGTATTATGGCCCCGTTTCAGCTACACTTTTCCTGCTTTATTTGGCTATAGcagctggaaacatttttattttagtgtttgttaGATATGAAAGGTCTCTTCACAAACCCTCATATGTCATCTTTTGCCACTTGGCCCTAAGTGACGTAATGTTTGGAACAGTAACGCTACCAAAGACAATATCTTTATATTGGTTTAATGACAGAATTGTATCATTTTATAGTTGTTTTGCCCAAATGTACTTTGTTCACTTTTTAGGAGCAACTCATTCTTTCATTCTGATGGTGATGGCACTGGATCGCTTCATTGCAATTTGTTCTCCTCTGCGCTACAATTCACTTTTCACAAATACGACTGTTTCTGCGCTTTGTGGAATATCATGGTTTATGCCAATTTCGTGGATGTTTGGCGTAGTTTTTGATGCTTTGAGTCTACCTTTTTGTAATTCAAATATCATTGTTCACTGCTACTGTGACCATTTATCAATAATTAACCTTGGATGTGAGAATATACGAAGTTCAACAGTTCTGGGATTGAGTCTTGCCATGTTCAGCTTGTTGTTACCTCTGGGATTTATTATTCTGTCCTATTTTATCATTATCCTTTCTGTTCTGAAAATATCGTCCTCTAAAGGACGCATTAGGGCTTGGTCGACTTGCACACCTCAGCTAATTATCATCTGCCTTTATTATCTGCCAAGGTGCTTTGTTTACTTGGCTAACTTTGTAGGATACACGTTCAATGCTTCAGTTCGAATTGTTGTTGTAATGCTGTATAGTCTTTTACCTGCTGTTGTCAACCCAATAATATACTGCTTCAAAACAAAGGACATCAAAGAAAGcttaaaaatgaagctttttacCAAATGA
- the LOC103474961 gene encoding olfactory receptor 2AT4-like, with protein MIKYRNVTNVKEFMIIGFPGLPPEYYGIVSFVLLLVFIAIVFGNVFILAVIICERTLHKPTYMIFLNLAMTDLFFGIVTLPKIIARYWWNDMMCSFGFCFAQMYFVHSLGAIQSLILLMMALDRFVAVCFPFKYPVLFTNKNISICCGLCWILTFIRMTGIVLHALTLPYCDLNTIMQCYCDHNSVTKLGCGDDVAYVKMVAFANAMVTLLVPLTFIISSYFSIIMAVVKMSASGRDYKFLSTCAPQLFITCLYYVPRCIVYITDNLGIKFSPDARIIITMLYSLIPAAVNPVIYCLKTMEIKNALTQRFSNRKINLAFQNETKLVTSKHV; from the coding sequence atgatcaaatacaGAAACGTTACAAATGTGAAAGAGTTTATGATCATTGGCTTCCCTGGACTTCCACCAGAGTACTATGGCATAGTATCGTTTGTTCTCttacttgtttttattgctattgtatttggaaatgtttttattcttgctgTCATCATATGTGAGCGGACTCTCCACAAGCCAACGTACATGATCTTTTTAAACCTTGCAATGACAGACCTGTTCTTTGGCATTGTAACACTCCCAAAAATCATCGCCAGATATTGGTGGAATGATATGATGTGCTCGTTTGGATTTTGCTTTGCACAGATGTATTTTGTTCACTCTCTGGGAGCGATTCAATCGttaattttgctgatgatggCTTTGGATCGCTTTGTTGCTGtatgttttccatttaaatatccagttttatttacaaacaaaaacatttctatttgttGCGGCTTGTGCTGGATTCTGACTTTTATACGGATGACGGGAATTGTGCTACATGCGCTGACGTTGCCCTACTGTGACCTTAATACCATCATGCAGTGCTACTGTGATCATAATTCCGTCACCAAGCTGGGATGTGGGGATGATGTTGCTTATGTAAAAATGGTTGCATTTGCAAATGCAATGGTCACTCTCTTAGTTCCTCTAACATTTATAATTAGTTCTTACTTTTCTATCATTATGGCTGTTGTGAAAATGTCTGCCTCTGGGAGGGATTACAAATTCCTGTCCACATGTGCCCCTCAACTCTTCATTACCTGTCTATACTACGTGCCAAGATGTATTGTATACATTACTGATAATTTGGGAATCAAATTTAGCCCTGATGCTCGTATTATTATAACAATGCTGTACAGCCTCATACCTGCAGCCGTCAACCCTGTGATATACTGCTTGAAAACTATGGAAATAAAAAACGCTTTGACCCAGAGATTCAGtaataggaaaataaatcttGCATTTCAAAATGAGACCAAACTTGTGACGAGTAAACATGTATAG